DNA from Mycobacterium sp. SMC-8:
TGAACAGACTCTCCCAGCGTTTGCCGTGGCCGGTCAGTCCGTGGATCGCCAGCACACGGGCAGGGCCGGACGATCCGAAACGGTAGGTGCACAACACATCGGTCACACGTGCAGATGCTGCCAGGTCGACGGGGCCGGGGTCTATCCGAGCGGTGTTGTCGGACCCCCGTGATCTGATGCGTGCATGTCCGCGCCGCACGCCGAACTCACCGCCGAAGTCCTCAGTCGACGGGACGTGCGGGGCACATTCCGCGTGCTGGGCGGGCCCGGCACCGGTAAGAGCACGCTGCTGGTGGACACCGCCGCGGCCCACATCCAGGCCGGGCGGGACCCGGAATCAGTTCTGCTGCTGACAGGTTCGGCCCGGCTCAATACGCAGGCCAGGGCGGCCATCACCACCGCCCTGCTCGGCGCCGGGGGACGCAGCGCCGTGCGCGAGCCGCTGGTGCGCACGGTGCACTCCTACGCGTTCGCGGTGTTGCGGCTGGCCGCCCAGCGCAACGGCAGCCCGCCGCCGCGGCTGATCACCAGCGCCGAGCAGGACGGCATCATCCGTGAGCTGCTGACCGGTGACCTCGAGGACGGCGACGCGTCACCCGTCCGGTGGCCGGAGCGGCTGCGGCCGGCGCTGAGCACCGTCGGGTTCGCCACCGAACTGCGCGACCTGATGGCCCGCTGCAGCGAGCGCGGCGTCGATCCGCTTGCGCTGCAACGCCTCGGCCGGTCCGCAGGCCGGCCGGAGTGGCAGGCCGCGGGCCGGTTCGCCCAGGCCTACGAGCAGATCATGCTGCTGCGGGCGGCGGTGGGTATGGCCGCCCCGCAGGCCACCGTGCCGGCCCTGGGAGCCGCCGAACTCGTCGGTGCGGCGCTGGAGGCGTTCGCCACCGACGCCGACCTGCTGGTCGCCGAGCGGGCGCGGGTGCAGCTGCTGCTGGTCGACGACGCCCAGCACCTCGACCCCCAGGCCGCCCGCCTGGTCGAGGTGCTCTCCGCCGGCGCCGAGCTGACCGTGATCGCCGGCGATCCCCATCAGACGGTGTTCGGTTACCGCGGCGCCGATCCCGCGCTGCTGCGCGGCGACGGGCCCGCACTGGCCCTGACGCGCTCCTACCGGAGTGCGGCTCGGATCGCCGAGCTGATCGCCGCGGTCGGGCGCCGACTGCCCGGTCCCGACGCCGTGCGGGAGTTCACCGGCACGGACGCGGCAGGTTCGGTCGCGGTGCGCATCGCCGCATCCCAGCACGCCGAGTCGGCGCTGATCGCCGACGCCCTGCGCCGGGCGCACCTGGTCGACGGCGTGCCGTGGTCACAGATGGCGGTGATCGTCCGGTCCGTGCCGCGGACGGGCGCCGCGCTGGGCCGCGCACTGGCGGCAGCGGGCGTGCCGGTGGACCTGCCGCAGAACGATTCTCCGCTGGCCGACCAGCCGGCGGTGCGGGCACTGCTGACCGTTCTGGAGGCCACCGCCGACGGCCTCGACGGTGACCGGGCGCTGGCACTGGTCACCGGACCGATCGGGCGCGTCGACCCCGTCTCGCTGCGGCAGCTGCGCCGGGCGCTGCGCCGGGCGGCCCCGGGCGCACCCGGGGCGTTCGGTGATCTGCTGGTCGACGCTCTGCACCGCGACGAGAACTCGTTGCCCGACGAGCAGGCGCGGGCACTGCGGCGGGTCGCCGGGGTGCTGGCCGCCGCCCGGCGCAGCGCTGACGAGGGACGCGACCCGCGCCACACCCTCTGGCAGGCCTGGCACCGTTGCGGCCTGCAACGGCGCTGGCTGGCCGCCAGCGAACGGGGCGGCCCGGCCGCGGTTCAGGCCGATCGCGACCTCGATGCCATCACCGCGATGTTCGACGTGGCCGAACAGTACGTCGCGCGGACCGCCGGCGCGTCGCTGCGCGGCTTGGTCGATCACATCGGCGCGTTGTCGCTGCCGCCGGCCCGGTCCGTCGAGCAGGCGCCGGAGGCGGTCGCGCTGCTGAGCGCGCACTCCGCGTTGGACCGGGAGTGGGAGTTCGTGGTGCTCGCTGGACTGCAGGAAGGCTTGTGGCCCAACGTCGCTCCGCGCGGCGGGGTGTTGGGCACCCAGCAGCTGGTGGACGTCATCGACGGCGTCGTCGACGCCGGGGACCGCGCCCTGTCGAGCCGGGCACCGCTGCTGGCTGAGGAGCGCAGGCTACTGATCGCAGCGATCGGCCGCGCCCGCGGCCGGCTGCTGGTGACGGCGGTCGACAGCGACAGCGGGGACGCTGCGATGCTGCCGTCCTCCTTCTGCCATGAGATCGCCGCGCTGGCCACTGAACCGGCACCTCAGCCGCCGCCGCCGATCAGCGCTCCGAGGGTGCTGGCGCCGTCGGCCGTCGTCGGTCGTTTGCGGTCGGTGGTGTGCGCAGCGCCGGACGCGGTTGATGACATGGAAAGAGCCTGCGCCGCAGCGCAACTGGCGCGTCTGGCCGAGGCCGGGGTGCATGGCGCGGATCCGGCGACGTGGTACGGAGCCCGCGACCTGTCCAGCGCCGAACCGCTGTGGGAGGGCGACGACCACGTGGTGACGCTGTCGCCGTCGACACTGCAGATGCTGTCGGACTGCCCGTTGCGGTGGTTGCTGGAGCGCCACGGCGGATCCCGTGGCCGTGACGTGCGCTCCAGCCTCGGCTCGCTGGTGCACGCCCTGATCTCCGAAGCGGGCCGCACCGAGGCCCAGCTGCTCGATGGACTCGAAAAGGTCTGGGGCGAGCTTCCTTTCGATGCCCGATGGTATGCCGACAACGAACAGGCCCGGCACCTGGAGATGCTGCGTACCTTTCTGCGGTGGCGGGAGGAGACCCGCGGGGAGCTCACCGAGGTCGGCACCGAGGTCGAGGTCGACGGGAAGGTCGGCGAGGCCGACGGCGAGCGGCCGGCCGTGCGAGTGCGCGGGCGACTGGACCGCCTGGAACGCGACAGTGAAGGCCGGCTCGTCGTCATCGACATCAAGACCGGCAAGAGCCCGGTGAGCAAGGACGACGCCCAGAGCCACGCCCAATTGGCGCTGTACCAGCTGGCGGTGGCGGCCGGCCTGCTGCCCGACGGTGACGAACCGGGAGGCGGACGCCTGGTCTACCTCGGCAAGACCACCGGTGGCGGCGCGACCGAACGCCACCAGGACGCGCTGACCGCCGACGGCCGCAGCGAGTGGGAAGCCCAGGTCCACGAGGCAGCCGCAGCCACGCAAGGGCCGGAGTTCGCCGCCCGGATCAACGACGGCTGCGCGCACTGCCCGGTCCGCGCCATGTGC
Protein-coding regions in this window:
- a CDS encoding ATP-dependent DNA helicase, with translation MSAPHAELTAEVLSRRDVRGTFRVLGGPGTGKSTLLVDTAAAHIQAGRDPESVLLLTGSARLNTQARAAITTALLGAGGRSAVREPLVRTVHSYAFAVLRLAAQRNGSPPPRLITSAEQDGIIRELLTGDLEDGDASPVRWPERLRPALSTVGFATELRDLMARCSERGVDPLALQRLGRSAGRPEWQAAGRFAQAYEQIMLLRAAVGMAAPQATVPALGAAELVGAALEAFATDADLLVAERARVQLLLVDDAQHLDPQAARLVEVLSAGAELTVIAGDPHQTVFGYRGADPALLRGDGPALALTRSYRSAARIAELIAAVGRRLPGPDAVREFTGTDAAGSVAVRIAASQHAESALIADALRRAHLVDGVPWSQMAVIVRSVPRTGAALGRALAAAGVPVDLPQNDSPLADQPAVRALLTVLEATADGLDGDRALALVTGPIGRVDPVSLRQLRRALRRAAPGAPGAFGDLLVDALHRDENSLPDEQARALRRVAGVLAAARRSADEGRDPRHTLWQAWHRCGLQRRWLAASERGGPAAVQADRDLDAITAMFDVAEQYVARTAGASLRGLVDHIGALSLPPARSVEQAPEAVALLSAHSALDREWEFVVLAGLQEGLWPNVAPRGGVLGTQQLVDVIDGVVDAGDRALSSRAPLLAEERRLLIAAIGRARGRLLVTAVDSDSGDAAMLPSSFCHEIAALATEPAPQPPPPISAPRVLAPSAVVGRLRSVVCAAPDAVDDMERACAAAQLARLAEAGVHGADPATWYGARDLSSAEPLWEGDDHVVTLSPSTLQMLSDCPLRWLLERHGGSRGRDVRSSLGSLVHALISEAGRTEAQLLDGLEKVWGELPFDARWYADNEQARHLEMLRTFLRWREETRGELTEVGTEVEVDGKVGEADGERPAVRVRGRLDRLERDSEGRLVVIDIKTGKSPVSKDDAQSHAQLALYQLAVAAGLLPDGDEPGGGRLVYLGKTTGGGATERHQDALTADGRSEWEAQVHEAAAATQGPEFAARINDGCAHCPVRAMCPAQNTRRDA